DNA from Terriglobus tenax:
GATGAACTCATACACGCTACCGTGCAGAGCATTGGTACCGGACTTTTCAAGCACAACGACCTGAGCTCCGCTGTACTTGCCGTACTGCGCCGGATAGACGCCGGTCATCAGTTTGAACTCCTGGATCGTCTCCACGGAAGGACGATACGAGGGCTGCTGGGTGCCGATGGCGTCGTTATAGATGCCGTTGTAGGTAAACATGTTCGTCGCTTCGCCGGCTCCCGAAACGTTGAAGCCGCCGCGGAAGCCAAGGGTCGACGACTGACCTGCCGGAACCGCACCTGGAGACAGCAGAGCCAGCGAGTAGAACTGACGATTCGACAGGGGCATCTCGACGACCTTTTTGTTGTCGATCAACGCACCTGATTCAGACGATTCGGTCTGCGTGAGGTTCATGCTTGCCTCAACACTCACCGTCTCGTTGTTTGAACCGACGCTCAGCGTGACGTTCTGGGAGGCTGCCTGAGACACCGTCAGAACAATGTTGTTCAGCACTGTCTTACTGAAGCCTGGCGCGGAAACCTCTACCTGGTATGGTCCGGGCGGAAGGTTCTGCACGTCGTAGCGACCGTTGGAATCGTCGACCAGGGTGCGGGTTACGCCCGTTGCGGTATTGGTAACCACCACGGTTGCAGTCGTAATTGCAGCTCCCTGCGCATCAATGATCAGGCCTGAAAGAGAAGCATTCGTATCCTGGGCTTTCGCCGCAGGAAGAAGCATACCTGCGAGCAGGCACCCTCCGATGATGAGTCTAGCTGCTTGCTTATATCGCATAGGTTAGGCTCCAAATAATCTGTGTTGAGTACAGCTATCTATCGAACGATGACCACAACCAAGCTGGCCACATGGACAACAGTGTTCCTGAGCAACTCGAGAGGAAACCTGCCGGTTACTTACTCATACCGAAGCGATTCCATAGGCACGACCCGTGAAGCCTGTTTTGCCGGGTAGTACCCGAAAAAGATTCCAATCATCACCGAGATGAAAAACGATACAGCGATAGCTGGAAGCGAAATGTGGGTTGACCACTTGACCGACTGCGACAGCACCTGGGCCGCAACACATCCAAGCGTCACCCCGGCCACACCACCCGAAAGGGACAGTGCGACCGCCTCCAGCAAAAATTGATTCAGCACATCGCCCGTGCGTGCGCCGACCGCGCGGCGAATTCCGATCTCGCGAATTCGTTGCGAGACCGAGAGAAGCATGACGTTCATGATGCCGATGCCTCCCACGATGAGCGATACGGCAGCAATGCTGATCAGAAGAGCGGTCATGGTCGCGCTCGCCTGCTCCAGCGTTTTGCTCAACTGATCCAGCGTCACTTTTTCAAAGGTGCTGACGTTGCCAACCACCGCATGAGCAATCTCCGGCCGCATGCCGCCTTTTGCCAGCACCTTGCGTGCCTCTCCATTCACACCGAAGTCATCGGGGTCGGCCGCACCAATGTGGTGCCGCTGCCGCAGCAAGGCAGTGATCACCTTGGAGACGCGAGTCACGTCACCGGTGGATTCCGTGGTGACGGTAATGTTATCCAGGTAGTTGCGATGCAGCATCTGCTGCATCGCTGTGACAGGGATATAGATCGCGTCAAACTGATCGTCTCCCGCTGCCGGTTGAATCATCCAGCTCCCACTGCCGATGACGCCAACGACACGGAAGGTCTCGTCCTTGAGCACGATCTCTTTCCCTACGGGATCCTGATTGCCGAAGATCTTGTCACTGACGACCTTGCCGAGAACGGCTACGTGTTCCGCGCGCTCTTCTTCTTTCCTGGAAAAGAAGCGGCCATGCGGGAAGACCCAGGCTCTGCGAATCTGTGGCAGCGACGCTTCTTCTCCGTGCAGTGAGGTGAAGCCGGTTGCGTCTGCTGACCTGGCCAGAACATTCTCACGAATGCCGGAAGATACATACTGCACTCCCTTGATTGCGCGGATCGCGTTGGCATCGTCAATGGAGAGCGTTGTGGCTGCGCCTCTTCCGGCTGCAGCATCTCCGGGCCGCGGCATCAGACGCGTCTGCCGTCCATCGTGCTCTGTTGGAGCGACGGTTGGATCGATCGTGGAGCCTTCCTGCACCAGCATCAGACGCGGACGGCGCGAGACCTTCCAGGAGGCCAGGCGAAGTTTGGGCGGGCTAGAAAAAATGGCCTTCGGCTCCAGGGCAGCCGAAGGCCCCTCAACGCCATCTGCAGTGCCAAGCTCGAGCTTGACCCTGTAATTGCCAGAGGTCACAACCAGAAGATTCATCCCGGCGGCTCGGACCTGATCCTGAATAGCGGCCTGCGCACCCGTGCCTAACGCAATCATCGTTAGAACCGTCGCAATGCCTACTGTCATTCCGGTCATGGTCAGTGTCGTCTGAAGCTTGTTCTTCTTCAGAGCGCTCACTGCAACCGCCCAAGCATTTCCCATAAACAACCCCAACTCCGTCCAGTTCGGTACGACCTTGGCTGCGCATACACGAATGCGCTGGCACCGGCCTATCGATAGATAAGGCGGACACAAATTCCGGCACGGCTACGCCGCTGCTGCACAAGAACAGAAACTGCTTTCAATTACCCAAGGTTCGAGCTCGATCCGGCACAACGGTGGCCGGATACACGTAGACCTTCCACACTTTCATTGGCAAGCCGGAAGGCAAACTGCAAGTGAGACACGTGGTCCTTAGAAGATGAGAGGGTTGCGAGCTTCTTCGTCGGACTTATGATTTACAGATTTTTTACTGGGTACGATTGCAACTCTAACCAAACTTATGAGCACAACGTTTGCAAATACCGTGGTACATTGCACGCAATGAGCAATTTTCGAGCAAGGAAGTCTGCAGCTTCACACAAAACTAGCGATGCGACGCTGGATGAACTCGATATCGCCATACTCAGGATTTTGCAGCACAAAGGACGCGCAACCAATGAAGAGGTTGGCGACGCTGTCGGGCTTTCACCTTCTGCAGCCTCGCGACGTATTCATTCGCTTGAAGAGCGCGGCATCATTACGGGCTACCAGGCAACGGTCGACAGCAAGGCCCTGGGAGCTGAGATCACAGTGTTCGTAAGAATTACGCTGGAACGACAAACAGCCGCGGTTTTACAGGCGTTTGACGTACGTATCCGGCGCTGCAATGGCGTAATTTCATGCCATCTGATGGCAGGCGATTACGACTACATGCTGCAGGTCAAGGTCGCCGACATCATGGACTATGAACGCTTCCATCAGCAGGAGTTGTCGCGTCTTCCAGGTGTGCGCCGCATTGAGTCCAGCTTTGCCGTTCGCAATGTTTTCGAACGGGAACTCGACATTCGTGACCCAAGTTAGCGGGCACAGATCATGCTTGCTATGACCAGCACTTACAGAATTAGTGCGCAATTTACGCCATAGGTGCAAAAAACTCTATCACGCTATTGAAAAAACTAATCAACGGCGAAGAGCGATGAATGCACGCAGTTCTCACTTCCAAGTTGCTCAACGCAGTCGCATAACCGGGCCGCGCACAGCATCCTCAACGTGGCTGTGATTCTTGCTTTCAGTTTCGAGCGATTACCGGGAGATTAAGGCGGAAACACCGCGCTGTCAAGCAGTACGACGTTTCCGCCCGGAAAGGGACTAGTTCAGGCACTCGATGGCAGGCTTCCAGGAGCGGCCCTGCGATTCAGCGACCGGAGCACAGGTGAGCACTCCATTGTGTGTGTTAAGCCCCTTGCGCAGGCCTGAAGAGTTCTTCAAGGCTTCCAGGGCACCCTGCTCCGCCATGTTGAGCACGTAGGGGAAGGTAGCGTTGGTCAGAGCGAGCGTTGACGTATTGGGCACAGCTGCCGGCATGTTCGTAACGCAGTAGTGGACGACACCATCGACTACATAGGAGGGAGCCGTGTGTGTCGTAGGCACAGCGGTCTCAATGCAGCCGCCCTGGTCAATGGCGACATCCACAATCACGGCGCCTTTCTTCATTCCCTTCACCATGGCCGCGGTCAAGAGCTTAGGCGCCGATGCTCCGGGGATGAGAACGCCACCAATCAACAGGTCGCTCTTGGCCGCGGCATTCGCGATGTTCCAGGAGTTCGAAGCCAGAGTGCGCAGACGTCCGCCGAAGATATCATCCAGCTGGCGAAGGCGGTTGAGGTTCTTGTCGACAATAGTGACATTGGCACCCATGCCCAGTGCGATCTTTGCGGCGTTGGTACCGACGATGCCTCCACCCAGGATGCAGACTTCTCCGGGAGGAACCCCAGGAACGCCGCCCAGCAGCAGGCCGCGTCCATCGTTGCCATGCTGCAGGAAAGATGCGCCGACCTGCACGGAGAGCCGGCCCGCGACCTCCGACATGGGCACCAGCAAAGGAAGTGCTCCCGCACTGTCTTCTACTGTTTCGTAAGCAATCGCCGTGACCCTGGACTCAAGCAGCTTCTCGGTCAACTCGGGGATGGGTGCAAGGTGCAGATAAGTAAACAACACCAGGCCCGGACGGAAGTGGCCGTACTCGGAGGGCACAGGCTCTTTCACCTTCACGACCATCTCAGCGCGCTGCCATACTTCGTCCGCCGTAGCAACGATCGTGGCTCCTGCAGCGAGATACTCTTCATCCGGAAACGCGGAGAGCAGGCCGGCATTCTTTTCTACCAGTAGCTGATTGCCTCGCTCGACCAGTTCCTTTACGCCGGCTGGGGTGATGCCGACGCGTGTTTCGAGATTCTTGACTTCCTTGGGGACTCCGATAAGCATGCTTATTTCACCTTTCGGAAGCGATCATAAAGACAAGGAAGAAGCGTTAGCTTGCAAAATAGCTCTACGAATGGGTATTACACGCACAATATGTGCACAAAGAAGCGCATTTGACGCCTAAGAGCAGCATCAGAAGGTAGAAAACATGGGGCTGACGCTGCGGCGCACCAGCGAAAGCTGCCTGAAGGCAGGTTCGCTGGTGTGTCGCACTTGCAGATGGAGAAAAGGAAGAACCGGAGCAGGCCTCGGAATGAGGCGGCGTGTTATCGACCGAAGCGGACGACCACACCGGCGCCGAGACGCAGAGTGTTCTGCACGTTGTTCGTGCTGTTTGGCAATTGCGTTCTCAGCCATCCTGCATCGAGCAGGCGAAGACTGGTGTGCCGTGTGAGCGCGTAATCCACGCCTCCATTCAACTGAAGTGCAAAGCTGTTCTCGTCCGACTTCGCACCAAAGGTATTTGGGAAGAGGCTGTTGAATCCGTAAGCCTGACCAATCAGCGCCTGCCCATAGAGCGAAAGCTTCCGGTTGCTGTGCCAGCGGTACCGCGGACCGAAGGTGGCCGTTACCAGGGCAAGAGGAACACCGCTGGAACCGATGGAGTTGGTATGGCCTCCGCTGACATCGGCAGCGATGCCGAATCCTTTGTAGAGATTCGCACCCAGTTCAATGGAACCTCCCTGCATCCAGAAGCTCTGCGTCGTGTTGGCCTTGATGGAACGCTGGGCAAGGTAAGTTACGCCAAGGTCGAGGCGCGGTGCGGACTGAGCAAGGGCGGACAGCGAAAGTGCGCCGAGAATGCCCGGCAGTGCGATCGAACGAAGGTATAGTTTCACGAGCGTCGGTCTCCTTCTCACTGCACCACCAGCCTGACGCTTACGGTGCGCTGCAGTGTCTGCGACCCCGTCCCCTGGGCGGTGGCAGTAACGTTGATGGTGTAGGTCTGCTGCTGCTGGCCAAAGAATCCATTACCGCTACCGCAGCCCGAGAGTCCCGCAGCCGCCGCAAGCGCGGCCAGAAAGACAAAGCCGTGGAGCAGGCTCTTCATCCGGTGGGTGCTGTTGCGCATACGTCCGGCAAATGGCAGCAGAAGCAGAGCGGCAGCAAAAGTTCCTCCTCCAAACAACTGCATACGATGCATTGCGGAGGTGCTTGCCGTCTGCACCTTCATCGTGAAGGTTGCGGGACTTGCGCCAAGCGTGAGGGTGGATGGAGAGAAGGTCGCAGACGCTCCCGGCGGAAGCCCGGTTGCCGAGAAGATAATCGGGAACGAGAAGGGACCGTTGAGCGGTGCGATCCTGAAGCTAAACGTACCGGCCTGCCCTGGAATGACCGTCAGGTCGAAGCCGGATCCACCCGGAACCGCTGGGTCGGGCTGCAGCGTGAAGTTGAAGTCCGTGACAAATTGCGTGAGAGCATTGGAAGTACTCCCGCCAAAGTTCGCATCGCCCGCATAAACAGCCGTGATGAGATGCGTTCCTGCACTCAGTGATGTCGTGGTCAAGGTCGCAACATTCGCACTGAGAGGCTGCGTCCCCAAAAGCGCGCCGCCATCATAGAAGGAGACCAGGCCCGTCGCATTTCCCACGCCTTGCGGTGTCACCGTGGCTGACAGGGTAACTGCCTGTCCAAAGAGTGGTGTTGCAAGGCTGGAGGTGAGCGTTGTGAACGTGGTTGCCTGAGCGCCAGATCCGGTCAATAGAATCGACTGCGAGGTAACGCCATTGCCACCGAAGACAACAGAGCCCGAAGCTGGGCCCACCGCAGTGGGAAGGAAGGCGACGTTTTGGGTGCAGCTTGCGCCGGCAGACAGCGCGATGGGAGGCGCCGGGCAGGTGCCTCCACCGGTCGTGGTAAAGGCCCCGGTAAATGTGATGGAGCTGACAGCGATGGAAGCAGTGCCGGTATTAGCAAGCGTTACCGGCTGCCCCGTGGAAATAACGCCGACGGCCTGGCTGGTAAAGGAGAAGGTGGGCAGCGCGGCCAGGCGAACACGCTGGTTACTCGTATCGGCGATGGCAACGTTGCCGAGGGCATCCGTTCCGACGGCCCTGGGAGTATCGAACTCGGCCAATGTTGCCGTGCCGTTGTCTCCGCCAAATCCCTGAGTCCCGTCGCCGGCTGCCGTAGCGATGGTGCTGCCGCTTACCTTGCGAATGCGATTGTTGTTGCTGTCTGCGATGTAGACGTTGCCGGTAGCATCCACGCTGACGCCTGTCGGACGCGACAGGAACGCTGCTGCTGCATTTCCGCCATCACCACCATCCGCACCAGAAAAAGTAACCGGGCCACCGCCCGCAAGCGTTGTGATGGTGCCACCGCTGACCTTACGAATCCGCTGATTGTGACGGTCAGCGATATAAAGAGCGCCCGTTGTATCCACGGCCACGCCGGTTGGTGAATCGAGCGAAGCAGAGGTAGCGGCGCCACCGTCCCCCGCGAAGAGCTGTTCCCCGTTGCCGGCGATGGTCGAGATGGTTCCACCGCTGACCCGGCGGATGCGCTGGTTGTTCGTATCCGCGATATAGAGGTTGCCGTTCGCATCAACGGCGATACCGCTGGGCAACGAAAGAGCCGCAACGGTCGCTGAACCTCCGTCACCGGAGAAACCGCTGACTCCCGTACCCGCAACCGTTGTTATGGTTCCATTGCTGACCCGGCGAATGCGGTGGTTATGCGAGTCTGCGATGTAGAGGTTGCCGCTGGCATCAACAGCAATACCTGCGGGGGTATCCAGTTGCGCAGCGGTCGCACTGCCTCCGTCACCGGAGAAGCCGGCTGAACCGTTGCCCGCTATCGTGAGGATGTTGCCACTGCTCTTCAGCACTTCCCGGACAACGTGGTTATTGGCATCTGCGAGAAACAGGTTGCCGTTGGCGTCGTATGCAACGGCCGCAGGGGAGGCAAGCGTAGCCGCGGTTGCGGCTGCGTTGTCGCCGGTATAACCAACCGATCCATTGCCTGCGCCGGAGCTAATGGTTGTGCCTGGCGAAACGGAAAGGATTCCCTGGGCATGTGCCAGCAGAGGGCTGACGCACAGAAGTGCGATCGCCATAACCGGCCGGCGCTGAAGGAATCGGAATGTCGCTTTTCTCACCCACATATCTGCACAGACTCCACGTTTTGGGCTGCGCATTACTGGCAGACGAAATCAAAGATAATTGCCTGGTTGCCGCCCGTTGCAGGAAGATCCTGCTTCAAAGCAATCAGATCGCCGGCGGCTGCCGATGTCGTAATCGAGCAGCTTTGCGTCGTACTGCCCGAAGCTGCGGCGGTGGTGCAGCTAGGCGTATCGCTGCTGTACGCGGTAAATGTACCGAGGTTGGTGGCCGTGGTGAAAGTGGCCTTCCCTAACGTAAATGTCGCCGCCTGAGGTATGTAATGTGTGATGTTGAGAGTGACCGTGCATGCGGAGGGAACATACGTCACCTGCGATGACGTGAGGCTATTACTTGATCCTGCATTGGGCCAAAGACTGGCATAGGAGGAAGCCGTCGAATTCGAGGTCTTGACCGAATACATCCGAGGAATGACCGCGGAACTGCCGCCACTGGAACCCGCCGGTCCCTGTGGACCGATAGCGCCCGTAGCTCCGGTAGCACCCGCGGGGCCAACCAGTCCCTGAGCTCCCTGCGACGCCAGAACAGCCCAGTAGGCGTTGGATCCGCTTGAGGGCAGCGCATGCCCAAGGTTGCCATTCACCAGGGAGACATACGTTTGGTAAAAGTTTGTGTCGCTGACGACCTGGTTCTGCAGGTACGTGGTTGAGAACGAATAGACGCCTTGATAGGAGACCGTCCCCGTCGCCCCGGTGGCACCTGTCGCTCCGGTTACACCCTGAATACCCTGCGCGCCGGTTGTACCAGTATTACCGGTAACACCCT
Protein-coding regions in this window:
- a CDS encoding ABC transporter permease; amino-acid sequence: MGNAWAVAVSALKKNKLQTTLTMTGMTVGIATVLTMIALGTGAQAAIQDQVRAAGMNLLVVTSGNYRVKLELGTADGVEGPSAALEPKAIFSSPPKLRLASWKVSRRPRLMLVQEGSTIDPTVAPTEHDGRQTRLMPRPGDAAAGRGAATTLSIDDANAIRAIKGVQYVSSGIRENVLARSADATGFTSLHGEEASLPQIRRAWVFPHGRFFSRKEEERAEHVAVLGKVVSDKIFGNQDPVGKEIVLKDETFRVVGVIGSGSWMIQPAAGDDQFDAIYIPVTAMQQMLHRNYLDNITVTTESTGDVTRVSKVITALLRQRHHIGAADPDDFGVNGEARKVLAKGGMRPEIAHAVVGNVSTFEKVTLDQLSKTLEQASATMTALLISIAAVSLIVGGIGIMNVMLLSVSQRIREIGIRRAVGARTGDVLNQFLLEAVALSLSGGVAGVTLGCVAAQVLSQSVKWSTHISLPAIAVSFFISVMIGIFFGYYPAKQASRVVPMESLRYE
- a CDS encoding Lrp/AsnC family transcriptional regulator — its product is MSNFRARKSAASHKTSDATLDELDIAILRILQHKGRATNEEVGDAVGLSPSAASRRIHSLEERGIITGYQATVDSKALGAEITVFVRITLERQTAAVLQAFDVRIRRCNGVISCHLMAGDYDYMLQVKVADIMDYERFHQQELSRLPGVRRIESSFAVRNVFERELDIRDPS
- the ald gene encoding alanine dehydrogenase; the protein is MLIGVPKEVKNLETRVGITPAGVKELVERGNQLLVEKNAGLLSAFPDEEYLAAGATIVATADEVWQRAEMVVKVKEPVPSEYGHFRPGLVLFTYLHLAPIPELTEKLLESRVTAIAYETVEDSAGALPLLVPMSEVAGRLSVQVGASFLQHGNDGRGLLLGGVPGVPPGEVCILGGGIVGTNAAKIALGMGANVTIVDKNLNRLRQLDDIFGGRLRTLASNSWNIANAAAKSDLLIGGVLIPGASAPKLLTAAMVKGMKKGAVIVDVAIDQGGCIETAVPTTHTAPSYVVDGVVHYCVTNMPAAVPNTSTLALTNATFPYVLNMAEQGALEALKNSSGLRKGLNTHNGVLTCAPVAESQGRSWKPAIECLN
- a CDS encoding porin family protein, encoding MKLYLRSIALPGILGALSLSALAQSAPRLDLGVTYLAQRSIKANTTQSFWMQGGSIELGANLYKGFGIAADVSGGHTNSIGSSGVPLALVTATFGPRYRWHSNRKLSLYGQALIGQAYGFNSLFPNTFGAKSDENSFALQLNGGVDYALTRHTSLRLLDAGWLRTQLPNSTNNVQNTLRLGAGVVVRFGR
- a CDS encoding NHL domain-containing protein, giving the protein MAIALLCVSPLLAHAQGILSVSPGTTISSGAGNGSVGYTGDNAAATAATLASPAAVAYDANGNLFLADANNHVVREVLKSSGNILTIAGNGSAGFSGDGGSATAAQLDTPAGIAVDASGNLYIADSHNHRIRRVSNGTITTVAGTGVSGFSGDGGSATVAALSLPSGIAVDANGNLYIADTNNQRIRRVSGGTISTIAGNGEQLFAGDGGAATSASLDSPTGVAVDTTGALYIADRHNQRIRKVSGGTITTLAGGGPVTFSGADGGDGGNAAAAFLSRPTGVSVDATGNVYIADSNNNRIRKVSGSTIATAAGDGTQGFGGDNGTATLAEFDTPRAVGTDALGNVAIADTSNQRVRLAALPTFSFTSQAVGVISTGQPVTLANTGTASIAVSSITFTGAFTTTGGGTCPAPPIALSAGASCTQNVAFLPTAVGPASGSVVFGGNGVTSQSILLTGSGAQATTFTTLTSSLATPLFGQAVTLSATVTPQGVGNATGLVSFYDGGALLGTQPLSANVATLTTTSLSAGTHLITAVYAGDANFGGSTSNALTQFVTDFNFTLQPDPAVPGGSGFDLTVIPGQAGTFSFRIAPLNGPFSFPIIFSATGLPPGASATFSPSTLTLGASPATFTMKVQTASTSAMHRMQLFGGGTFAAALLLLPFAGRMRNSTHRMKSLLHGFVFLAALAAAAGLSGCGSGNGFFGQQQQTYTINVTATAQGTGSQTLQRTVSVRLVVQ